One region of Streptomyces rishiriensis genomic DNA includes:
- a CDS encoding ABC transporter permease, with protein MSALGRVVRAGVGRRRVQTAVMIMTTLMAVTASVLAAGLLVASRAPFDHAFAQQHGAHLTARFDGARVTAVEVTATARAEGVTATAGPFRTASVRARTASSSDVFPEGVDLPPVTVVGRADTGGDVDRIDLVSGTWLTGPGQIVVADGMLPVEPGTRLTFPAAPGSPTLTVVGIARSVTGTADAWVTPARAGTLAAPGDTPSYEMLYRFARAGTDAQLAADRAAITAAVPKGALTGSQSYLAVKEEATANAMAFVPFLAAFGVLGLLLSVLVIGIVVSGAVGAATRRIGILKSLGFTPAQVVRAYVGQALVPAAVGCALGLVVGNLLALPVLHEVGEAFAGPAASIPVWIDAAVPTAALALVACAALVPALRAGRLRTVAAITAGRTPSTGRGRLARRFAGRFAGPPAVGLGLAGPFARPARSATTAAAVVFGAVAVTFGVGLALTLGAVQSGRMLNSGGSVVVGTGGGQAPPGAQAVHEGGGPEEPKADPAAVAAALRAQQGTGRFYGSTQAEVGASGITGATTVVAYQGDTSWAGPPMVSGDWLDGPGQAVVTGRFLKAAGIRVGDTVTLTERGRHVAVRIVGEAFFTEGEGMELLTPASTLTALGLDATPGRYIVKTEPGTDLTGYLTALNDRLDPLGAVAQADTSDESSVIVAMDALIGTLTLMLVVVAGLGVLNTVVLDTRDRVRDLGVLKALGMAPRQTLTMVVTSVAAIGLPAGALAVPVGVALHHYVTPFMGDAVGMTLPPSHIAVYDAPVLALLALGGLVIAVAGALLPAGWAARATTATALRTE; from the coding sequence ATGAGCGCCCTCGGCCGGGTGGTGCGCGCCGGGGTCGGGCGGCGGCGGGTGCAGACCGCCGTGATGATCATGACGACGCTCATGGCCGTCACCGCGTCGGTCCTCGCCGCCGGACTGCTCGTCGCGTCCCGGGCGCCCTTCGACCACGCCTTCGCCCAGCAGCACGGCGCCCACCTGACCGCGCGGTTCGACGGCGCCAGGGTGACGGCCGTGGAGGTCACGGCGACCGCCCGGGCCGAGGGCGTGACCGCCACGGCCGGACCGTTCCGGACCGCATCGGTACGCGCGCGTACCGCCTCGTCCTCGGACGTGTTCCCGGAGGGCGTCGATCTGCCGCCGGTGACCGTCGTCGGCCGGGCGGACACCGGGGGCGATGTCGACCGGATCGACCTCGTCTCCGGCACCTGGCTCACCGGCCCCGGCCAGATCGTGGTGGCCGACGGCATGCTGCCCGTCGAACCGGGCACACGGCTGACGTTCCCCGCCGCGCCGGGCAGCCCCACGCTGACCGTGGTCGGCATCGCGCGGTCGGTGACCGGCACCGCGGACGCCTGGGTGACTCCCGCGCGGGCCGGGACGCTGGCCGCGCCGGGCGACACCCCCTCGTACGAGATGCTCTACCGCTTCGCCCGCGCGGGGACGGACGCACAGCTGGCCGCCGACCGGGCCGCGATCACGGCGGCGGTGCCGAAGGGCGCGCTGACCGGGTCGCAGTCCTATCTGGCCGTCAAGGAGGAGGCGACCGCCAACGCGATGGCGTTCGTGCCGTTCCTGGCCGCTTTCGGTGTTCTCGGGCTGCTCCTTTCGGTCCTGGTCATCGGCATCGTCGTGAGCGGCGCGGTGGGGGCCGCGACCCGGCGCATCGGGATCCTCAAGTCCCTCGGCTTCACCCCGGCGCAGGTCGTGCGGGCGTATGTCGGGCAGGCGCTGGTCCCGGCGGCCGTCGGCTGCGCCCTAGGGCTGGTGGTGGGCAATCTGCTGGCCCTGCCCGTGCTCCACGAGGTCGGCGAGGCCTTCGCCGGTCCGGCGGCGTCGATCCCTGTCTGGATCGACGCGGCCGTGCCCACCGCGGCCCTCGCCCTGGTCGCCTGCGCCGCTCTGGTGCCCGCGCTGCGCGCCGGACGGCTGCGGACCGTCGCGGCGATCACCGCCGGCCGTACGCCGAGCACCGGCCGGGGGCGCCTGGCGCGGCGGTTCGCGGGGCGGTTCGCGGGGCCGCCCGCGGTCGGCCTCGGGCTGGCGGGCCCCTTCGCGCGGCCGGCGCGTTCGGCGACGACGGCCGCCGCGGTGGTCTTCGGCGCCGTCGCCGTCACCTTCGGCGTCGGGCTCGCGCTCACGCTCGGCGCCGTCCAGTCGGGCCGCATGCTCAACTCGGGCGGGTCGGTCGTCGTCGGGACGGGCGGCGGACAGGCACCGCCCGGCGCGCAGGCCGTACACGAGGGCGGCGGGCCCGAGGAGCCGAAGGCCGACCCGGCCGCGGTCGCCGCCGCGCTCCGCGCACAGCAGGGGACCGGCCGCTTCTACGGCTCGACGCAGGCGGAGGTCGGCGCGTCCGGCATCACCGGAGCCACCACCGTGGTGGCGTACCAGGGCGACACTTCATGGGCCGGCCCCCCGATGGTCTCGGGCGACTGGCTGGACGGGCCGGGTCAGGCCGTGGTCACCGGGCGGTTCCTGAAGGCCGCCGGAATCCGGGTCGGCGACACGGTGACCCTGACGGAGCGGGGGCGGCACGTCGCGGTACGGATCGTCGGCGAGGCGTTCTTCACGGAGGGCGAGGGCATGGAACTCCTCACCCCGGCCTCGACCCTCACCGCGCTCGGACTCGACGCGACGCCGGGCCGGTACATCGTGAAGACGGAACCGGGCACGGATCTGACGGGCTATCTGACGGCGCTCAACGACAGGCTCGACCCGCTCGGCGCGGTCGCCCAGGCCGACACCTCGGACGAATCCAGCGTGATCGTCGCCATGGACGCGCTGATCGGGACGCTGACCCTCATGCTCGTCGTGGTCGCCGGGCTGGGCGTGCTCAACACGGTCGTCCTCGACACCCGCGACCGGGTCCGCGACCTCGGCGTCCTCAAGGCCCTGGGCATGGCGCCCCGCCAGACCCTGACCATGGTCGTCACCTCGGTCGCCGCGATCGGGCTGCCGGCCGGCGCGCTGGCGGTCCCGGTCGGCGTGGCCCTGCACCACTACGTCACGCCGTTCATGGGCGACGCCGTCGGCATGACGCTGCCCCCCTCGCACATCGCCGTCTACGACGCGCCCGTTCTGGCCCTGCTCGCCCTGGGAGGGCTGGTCATCGCGGTGGCGGGCGCCCTGCTCCCGGCCGGCTGGGCCGCCCGGGCGACCACGGCCACCGCCCTGCGCACCGAGTGA
- a CDS encoding acyltransferase family protein: MGQTTLPPSGTEEAQGEPPTVRPAPARPAEAPPVRTASPAKKRDAFFDNAKYLAIVLVAVGHAWEPLRDGSRTVTAFYTLVYAFHMPAFIVISGHFSRGFDGSPQRVKRLITGVAVPYVVFEVAYTLLTRWTDDAPDRDISLLDPLYLTWFLAALFIWRLTAPVWRLVRWPLPLALVVAMLATLSSAIGKDLALQRVLQFLPYFVLGLLLKPEHFRLVRRRAVRVAAVPVFAGALAVAHQVAPPNVYRWFFHDDSAVQLGAPAWYGPLMTLATFGCSLVLVACFLAWVPGRHTWFTVLGAATLYGYLLHGFVKQLAGPAHFYDQPWIHRPLGALVVTLVAALTVTLLCTSPVRRIFRWVVEPRAEWAFRRNGEGGRAAV; this comes from the coding sequence ATCGGGCAGACCACACTGCCCCCGAGCGGCACCGAGGAGGCACAGGGCGAGCCCCCAACGGTCCGCCCGGCACCGGCCCGGCCGGCCGAAGCCCCGCCGGTCCGGACGGCCTCGCCCGCGAAGAAGCGGGACGCCTTCTTCGACAACGCCAAGTACCTGGCGATCGTGCTCGTCGCGGTGGGCCATGCCTGGGAACCCCTGCGCGACGGCAGCCGTACGGTCACCGCGTTCTACACGCTCGTGTACGCCTTCCACATGCCGGCGTTCATCGTCATCTCCGGCCACTTCTCCCGCGGCTTCGACGGCAGCCCGCAGCGCGTCAAGCGCCTGATCACCGGCGTGGCCGTGCCGTACGTGGTCTTCGAGGTGGCCTACACCCTCCTCACGAGGTGGACCGACGACGCCCCGGACCGCGACATCAGCCTGCTGGACCCCCTCTATCTGACCTGGTTCCTGGCCGCCCTGTTCATCTGGCGGCTGACCGCGCCGGTCTGGCGACTCGTACGGTGGCCGTTGCCGCTGGCGCTGGTCGTCGCGATGCTCGCGACCCTCTCGTCCGCCATCGGCAAGGACCTCGCCCTTCAGCGGGTCCTGCAGTTCCTGCCCTACTTCGTCCTGGGCCTGCTGCTGAAACCGGAGCACTTCCGTCTGGTGCGCCGCCGCGCGGTCCGCGTCGCGGCGGTGCCGGTCTTCGCGGGCGCGCTCGCCGTCGCCCACCAGGTGGCCCCGCCGAACGTCTACCGCTGGTTCTTCCACGACGACAGCGCCGTGCAGCTCGGGGCGCCCGCCTGGTACGGCCCCCTGATGACCCTGGCCACCTTCGGCTGTTCCCTCGTCCTGGTGGCCTGCTTCCTGGCCTGGGTGCCGGGACGCCACACCTGGTTCACCGTCCTGGGCGCGGCCACGCTCTACGGCTATCTCCTGCACGGCTTCGTCAAGCAGCTCGCCGGCCCCGCCCACTTCTACGACCAGCCCTGGATCCACCGGCCGCTCGGCGCCCTCGTCGTCACCCTCGTCGCCGCCCTGACCGTCACCCTGCTGTGCACCTCCCCCGTCCGGCGGATCTTCCGGTGGGTGGTGGAGCCGAGGGCGGAGTGGGCGTTCCGGCGGAACGGCGAGGGCGGACGCGCGGCGGTTTAG
- a CDS encoding BlaI/MecI/CopY family transcriptional regulator has protein sequence MADHRQRPRRRGQGELEALVLSALREADGPATAGWVRERLGGGLAYTTVITILTRLLAKGAVTRERGGRSFAWLPASDEAGLAAHRMRRVLDAERDREAVLASFVSGLRPDDERLLRELLGRPRDTRADADADADEGAVAGAGEDEREDRGENAGKDL, from the coding sequence GTGGCGGATCACCGGCAGCGTCCCCGGCGTCGGGGACAGGGCGAGCTCGAGGCGTTGGTGCTGTCCGCGCTGCGGGAGGCGGACGGTCCGGCCACCGCGGGATGGGTGCGCGAACGCCTCGGCGGCGGTCTCGCCTATACGACGGTGATCACGATCCTCACCCGGCTGCTCGCCAAGGGCGCGGTCACCCGCGAGCGCGGCGGTCGGTCGTTCGCGTGGCTGCCCGCTTCGGACGAGGCGGGTCTCGCCGCCCACCGCATGCGCAGGGTCCTGGACGCCGAACGGGACCGCGAGGCCGTGCTGGCCAGCTTCGTCTCCGGCCTGCGCCCCGACGACGAACGCCTGCTGCGCGAACTCCTGGGACGGCCCCGCGATACACGCGCAGACGCAGACGCAGACGCAGACGAAGGCGCAGTAGCGGGCGCCGGCGAGGACGAACGCGAGGACAGAGGCGAGAACGCAGGGAAAGACCTCTGA
- a CDS encoding DUF4396 domain-containing protein, which produces MDHDQHSDQHSDPHHDHASPAGHGGASWAMAMKATLHCLTGCAVGEILGMVIGTALGWGNAPTMVVAIVLAFLFGYSFTLFALRRAGLELRAAVKVALAADTVSIAVMELVDNAVVALTPGAMEAQLSDGLFWAALLGGFLIAFLITTPVNKWMIGRGKGHAVAHAQHA; this is translated from the coding sequence ATGGACCACGACCAGCACAGCGACCAGCACAGCGACCCGCACCACGATCACGCCTCCCCCGCGGGGCACGGCGGCGCCTCCTGGGCGATGGCGATGAAGGCGACGCTGCACTGCCTGACCGGATGCGCCGTCGGCGAGATCCTCGGGATGGTCATCGGTACCGCCCTCGGCTGGGGCAATGCGCCGACCATGGTCGTCGCGATCGTTCTCGCGTTCCTGTTCGGCTACTCCTTCACCCTGTTCGCGTTGCGCCGGGCCGGCCTGGAGCTGCGGGCCGCGGTCAAGGTGGCACTGGCCGCCGACACCGTGTCGATCGCCGTGATGGAACTGGTCGACAACGCCGTCGTCGCCCTCACCCCGGGCGCGATGGAGGCCCAGCTCTCGGACGGGCTGTTCTGGGCGGCCCTCCTGGGCGGCTTCCTGATCGCCTTCCTGATCACCACACCCGTGAACAAGTGGATGATCGGCCGCGGCAAAGGCCACGCGGTCGCCCACGCCCAGCACGCCTGA
- a CDS encoding MarR family winged helix-turn-helix transcriptional regulator, which translates to MGKTAGGQRAVVAALVRSAFLVNAVYAESSRAHGITPQQGQLLCVLMPQPYGMSELGEMLGLAKSSLTGLVDRTVQRGLVRREPDPRDGRAVRVGLTEEGARLAHGFYDETCRRLEGLPSGLNTNERDRLAALLARVVVDNKVPEVFTDPDACRA; encoded by the coding sequence ATGGGGAAAACCGCGGGTGGACAGAGGGCGGTCGTGGCCGCGTTGGTACGGTCGGCGTTCCTCGTGAACGCCGTGTACGCCGAGTCGAGCCGCGCCCACGGCATCACACCCCAGCAGGGTCAACTGCTGTGCGTGCTGATGCCGCAGCCGTACGGCATGAGCGAACTCGGCGAGATGCTCGGACTCGCCAAGTCGAGCCTGACGGGGCTGGTGGACCGGACGGTCCAGCGCGGACTGGTCCGGCGCGAGCCGGATCCGCGGGACGGGCGGGCCGTACGCGTCGGGCTCACCGAGGAGGGCGCCCGGCTCGCGCATGGCTTCTACGACGAGACGTGCCGCCGCCTCGAGGGCCTGCCCTCGGGGCTGAACACGAACGAACGCGACCGCCTCGCCGCGCTGCTCGCCCGGGTCGTCGTCGACAACAAGGTCCCCGAGGTCTTCACCGACCCCGACGCCTGCCGCGCCTGA
- a CDS encoding MFS transporter yields MTGHTYRQLFRTPEFTPLFLSVAASTAAGTVSGLALGTLVYRATDSPLLSAVSMFGPSLAQVLGATFFLSGADRLPPRSALTGLSLAFAAATAVLALPGLPVWGVFAVVLLQGLIASLGGGVRWGLLNEILTKDGYLPGRSLFNMLSGLTQIIGFATGGALVTAFSPRPVLLLAALLHATAAVVTRLGLTARAPRASGRPSVAATRRTNAVLWSSRPRRLTYLGLWLPNGLVVGCEALFVSYDPEAAGTLFACGALGMLAGDLTVGRLVPPALRPRLATPLLLLLATPYVFFALRPALPLAAVCAALASVGFGAGLVQQERLMALTPPELSGHALGLHSAGMLTMQGVSAALAGTLAQLTSPATAMTAMALMSIAVTLTLKFTAARADAEREANDFGRVSG; encoded by the coding sequence ATGACCGGCCACACATACCGACAGCTCTTCCGGACCCCCGAGTTCACACCCCTCTTCCTCTCCGTCGCCGCGTCGACCGCCGCCGGGACGGTGAGCGGTCTCGCCCTCGGCACGCTCGTCTACCGGGCCACCGACTCCCCGCTGCTGTCGGCGGTGAGCATGTTCGGCCCGTCGCTCGCGCAGGTGCTGGGCGCGACCTTCTTCCTCTCGGGCGCCGACCGGCTGCCCCCGAGGTCGGCGCTGACCGGCCTCTCCCTCGCCTTCGCCGCCGCGACGGCCGTCCTGGCGCTGCCCGGGCTGCCGGTGTGGGGCGTCTTCGCGGTCGTGCTCCTGCAAGGGCTGATCGCCTCCCTCGGCGGCGGCGTCCGCTGGGGCCTGCTGAACGAGATCCTCACCAAGGACGGCTATCTGCCGGGGCGTTCGCTCTTCAACATGCTGAGCGGGTTGACGCAGATCATCGGGTTCGCCACCGGCGGCGCCCTCGTGACCGCGTTCTCGCCGCGCCCGGTCCTGCTGCTCGCCGCCCTGCTCCACGCGACCGCCGCCGTGGTCACCCGCCTCGGCCTGACCGCCCGCGCACCGCGGGCCTCCGGCCGGCCCTCGGTCGCGGCGACCCGGCGCACGAACGCCGTCCTGTGGTCCTCCCGCCCCCGCCGCCTGACCTACCTGGGCCTGTGGCTTCCCAACGGACTGGTCGTCGGCTGCGAGGCGCTCTTCGTGTCCTACGACCCCGAAGCGGCGGGCACGTTGTTCGCGTGCGGGGCGCTGGGCATGCTGGCCGGGGACCTGACCGTGGGCCGCCTCGTCCCACCGGCCCTGCGCCCCCGCCTGGCCACCCCTCTCCTTCTGCTGCTGGCCACCCCCTACGTCTTCTTCGCCCTGCGCCCCGCCCTCCCGCTCGCCGCGGTCTGCGCCGCTCTCGCCTCCGTCGGCTTCGGCGCGGGCCTGGTCCAGCAGGAGCGGCTGATGGCGCTCACCCCGCCCGAACTCAGCGGTCACGCCCTGGGGTTGCACTCGGCCGGAATGCTCACGATGCAGGGCGTGAGCGCGGCGCTGGCCGGGACGCTGGCCCAACTCACCTCTCCGGCAACGGCCATGACGGCGATGGCGCTCATGTCGATCGCGGTGACCCTGACGCTGAAGTTCACCGCCGCACGAGCCGACGCGGAACGCGAAGCGAACGACTTCGGGCGGGTCAGCGGGTGA
- a CDS encoding ArsR/SmtB family transcription factor, with protein sequence MGWWQVNADTLARSRFVLSPLAETFASLKLLHAGVGAHPGERDWLRDRLPGYRAVLAADPVTALLVRAGLGRSWVADFLTPTPRDGESFEEGVARVRAADPAEARAHLRISLAGPLPAALDRDDLPERAAGLLEYVWEAGVRPYWERRRRVLEADVVARTAQVSRGGWAAVLDSLRPGTRWLGESRFQVNLHEYPPREISGAELVFVPVTPKTGWVSWEARERYAVVYPCTGVLAGDRRDRARAVPAALGALLGPSRAAVLVLLTGPLSTTQLVALTGQGLGSVGRHLRVLLDAGLVERRRAGRSVLYSRTAAGDVLARAAAG encoded by the coding sequence ATGGGCTGGTGGCAGGTGAACGCGGACACCCTGGCGCGCAGCCGGTTCGTGCTCTCGCCGCTCGCCGAGACCTTCGCGAGCCTGAAGCTGCTGCACGCGGGCGTGGGCGCCCACCCCGGCGAGCGCGACTGGCTGCGCGACCGTCTCCCCGGCTACCGAGCCGTGCTGGCGGCCGACCCGGTGACCGCGCTGCTGGTGCGGGCCGGGCTGGGGCGGAGCTGGGTCGCGGACTTCCTCACGCCCACCCCGAGGGACGGCGAGAGTTTCGAGGAGGGAGTGGCCCGGGTACGGGCGGCCGACCCGGCGGAGGCCCGCGCCCATCTGCGGATCTCCCTGGCCGGCCCGCTTCCCGCCGCCCTGGACCGGGACGACCTGCCGGAGCGGGCGGCCGGACTGCTGGAGTACGTGTGGGAGGCGGGCGTACGGCCGTACTGGGAGCGGCGGCGGCGGGTGCTGGAGGCCGATGTGGTCGCGCGGACCGCACAGGTCAGCCGGGGCGGGTGGGCCGCCGTACTGGACTCGCTGCGGCCGGGGACGCGGTGGCTCGGCGAGAGTCGCTTCCAGGTCAACCTGCACGAGTATCCGCCCCGCGAGATCTCCGGCGCCGAGCTGGTGTTCGTGCCGGTCACCCCGAAGACGGGCTGGGTGTCGTGGGAGGCGCGGGAGCGGTACGCCGTCGTCTATCCCTGCACGGGGGTGCTCGCCGGGGACCGGCGGGACCGGGCCCGTGCCGTACCGGCCGCGCTGGGCGCCCTGCTGGGGCCCAGCCGGGCCGCGGTGCTCGTCCTCCTCACCGGCCCCCTGAGCACCACCCAGCTGGTCGCCCTGACCGGCCAGGGCCTCGGTTCGGTCGGCCGCCATCTGCGGGTGCTGCTGGACGCGGGGCTGGTGGAGCGGCGGCGTGCGGGGCGTTCGGTGCTCTACTCGCGGACCGCGGCGGGCGACGTCCTGGCCAGGGCCGCCGCCGGGTAG
- a CDS encoding glutathione peroxidase yields the protein MTTDAGASPLDVSIDALKGGSAELSQYAGKAVLVVNVASKCGLTPQYTGLEKLQERYAAQGFTVLGVPCNQFLGQEPGTAEEIAEFCSATYGVSFPLTEKVEVNGAERHPLYERLVGFADAEGHDGDIRWNFEKFLIGRDGSVVARFSPQTEPEAAEVVAAIEGQLA from the coding sequence ATGACTACTGATGCCGGTGCCTCTCCCCTCGACGTCTCGATCGATGCCCTCAAGGGCGGTTCCGCGGAGCTCTCCCAGTACGCGGGCAAGGCCGTGCTGGTGGTGAACGTGGCCTCGAAGTGCGGCCTGACCCCGCAGTACACGGGCCTGGAGAAGCTCCAGGAGCGGTACGCCGCCCAGGGCTTCACCGTGCTCGGCGTGCCCTGCAACCAGTTCCTCGGGCAGGAGCCCGGCACCGCCGAGGAGATCGCCGAGTTCTGCTCGGCCACCTACGGCGTGTCCTTCCCGCTGACCGAGAAGGTCGAGGTGAACGGTGCGGAGCGGCACCCGCTGTACGAGCGGCTGGTCGGATTCGCGGACGCCGAGGGCCACGACGGCGACATCCGCTGGAACTTCGAGAAGTTCCTGATCGGGCGGGACGGGTCCGTCGTCGCCCGCTTCTCCCCGCAGACCGAGCCCGAGGCCGCCGAGGTCGTCGCGGCCATCGAGGGCCAGCTGGCCTAG
- a CDS encoding MerR family transcriptional regulator yields MGIGDDGALLTIGAFAARARLSAKALRLYDRLGLLAPAHIDDASGYRYYRADQVERARLVAMLRQLDMPLARIAEVVETTDGSVSGELLAAYWGDVEARFAAQRTLAAYLRARLSGRSSEMYEKFEVRLVDVPEQVVVTETRHTLADELPTWIPASLGRLEEAAGGCGGVVAAPYVVYYSAVSMESDGPVESCVPVADAAGARAWAAAAQSRGRQFQARVEPARRLAYTRITKAQVAHPQILAPYEAVEAWMKREGWDYDGPCREIYFADWDAAGAEDPVCDVAFPVKRG; encoded by the coding sequence ATGGGCATCGGGGATGACGGCGCGCTGCTCACGATCGGCGCGTTCGCCGCGCGGGCCCGGCTCTCGGCCAAGGCGCTGCGGCTGTACGACCGGCTCGGGCTGCTCGCCCCGGCGCACATCGACGACGCCAGCGGCTACCGCTACTACCGGGCCGACCAGGTGGAACGGGCCCGGCTGGTGGCGATGCTGCGCCAGCTGGACATGCCGCTCGCGCGGATCGCCGAGGTGGTGGAGACCACTGACGGGTCCGTGTCCGGGGAACTGCTCGCCGCCTACTGGGGCGATGTCGAGGCCCGGTTCGCCGCCCAGCGCACCCTCGCCGCCTACCTCCGTGCACGGCTGTCGGGGAGGAGCTCCGAGATGTACGAGAAGTTCGAGGTCCGGTTGGTGGACGTGCCCGAGCAGGTGGTGGTCACCGAGACACGGCACACGCTCGCGGACGAGCTGCCCACGTGGATCCCCGCCTCACTGGGGCGGCTGGAGGAGGCGGCCGGGGGGTGCGGGGGCGTCGTCGCCGCGCCGTACGTCGTCTACTACTCCGCGGTGTCCATGGAGAGCGACGGGCCGGTCGAGTCCTGTGTGCCGGTCGCGGACGCGGCAGGGGCCCGGGCATGGGCGGCCGCCGCACAGAGCCGGGGCCGGCAGTTCCAGGCGCGGGTGGAGCCGGCCCGGCGGCTCGCGTACACGAGGATCACCAAGGCGCAGGTGGCACACCCGCAGATCCTCGCCCCGTACGAGGCGGTGGAGGCGTGGATGAAGCGGGAGGGCTGGGACTACGACGGGCCCTGCCGGGAGATCTATTTCGCCGACTGGGACGCGGCGGGAGCCGAGGACCCGGTGTGTGACGTGGCGTTCCCGGTCAAGCGGGGCTGA
- a CDS encoding DUF397 domain-containing protein, whose translation MAIQQGAANEWVKSSYSQGNGACVEIKSPLRAAMAVRDSKVTEGPTLAFPADAWNTFVASVKA comes from the coding sequence ATGGCAATCCAGCAGGGCGCCGCGAACGAGTGGGTCAAGTCCTCCTACTCCCAGGGCAACGGCGCATGCGTCGAGATCAAGTCCCCTCTCCGTGCGGCCATGGCCGTCCGTGACTCCAAGGTCACCGAGGGTCCGACCCTGGCTTTCCCCGCAGACGCGTGGAACACCTTCGTGGCATCGGTCAAGGCATAA
- a CDS encoding helix-turn-helix domain-containing protein, producing the protein MASNVNPTVRRRRLGQELRRLRELKGMTAEEVAERLLVSQSKISRLENGRRSISQRDVRDLCGVYEVEDQRMVDSLMEMAKDSRQQGWWHAFGDVPYSVYIGLETDAASLRVYDPQVVPGLLQTRQYAEALISGALPEAPPADIEKRIQVRLRRQERISTADNPLRLWAVLDEAALRREVGNRQVMIEQLDYLLEMSQLPHVTVQLIPFTMGAHPGVSGQYAILEFPDAADSSVVYIEGVTSDLYLEKPQDVQKYSVMYEHLRAQALNADQTREFIAKVAKDYAREVTS; encoded by the coding sequence GTGGCGTCCAATGTCAATCCCACCGTCAGGCGACGCCGGCTGGGCCAGGAGCTGCGCCGGCTCCGTGAGCTCAAGGGCATGACGGCCGAAGAGGTCGCCGAGCGCCTGCTGGTGTCCCAGTCGAAGATCAGCCGGCTGGAGAACGGCCGGCGCAGCATCAGTCAGCGTGACGTCCGTGACCTGTGCGGGGTGTACGAGGTCGAGGACCAGCGGATGGTCGACTCGCTGATGGAGATGGCCAAGGACTCCCGGCAGCAGGGCTGGTGGCATGCCTTCGGCGATGTCCCGTACAGCGTCTACATCGGCCTCGAGACGGACGCGGCGAGTCTGCGCGTGTACGACCCGCAGGTCGTGCCCGGGCTGCTCCAGACCCGTCAGTACGCCGAGGCGCTGATCTCGGGCGCGCTGCCGGAGGCCCCGCCGGCGGACATCGAGAAGCGGATCCAGGTGCGCCTGCGCCGACAGGAACGTATTTCCACAGCCGACAACCCGTTGCGTCTGTGGGCGGTCCTGGACGAGGCGGCGCTGCGTCGCGAGGTCGGCAACCGGCAGGTGATGATCGAGCAACTGGACTACCTGCTGGAGATGTCCCAGCTGCCGCACGTGACCGTGCAGCTGATCCCGTTCACCATGGGCGCGCATCCGGGGGTGAGCGGCCAGTACGCGATCCTCGAGTTCCCGGACGCCGCCGACTCCAGCGTCGTCTACATCGAGGGAGTCACCAGCGACCTGTACCTGGAGAAGCCGCAGGACGTGCAGAAATACAGCGTGATGTACGAACACCTGCGGGCGCAGGCCCTGAACGCGGACCAGACACGGGAGTTCATCGCGAAGGTGGCGAAGGACTATGCCAGGGAGGTCACTTCATGA
- a CDS encoding GOLPH3/VPS74 family protein yields the protein MGRSRRTIPEELLLLALDPTTGTTAQPQSLDLGLAGAQLVELALAGRIAPDGDRIAVVSPRPTGDPTLDCALELLRRRGAPVRAVHWIGGPRLGLRQTYLSHLERCGMVHAVAGQMCGVLPTTRYQATDTDISREIKARLDSAIRTGVPPDPRTAALAALAHAVGLGKHLYPGNEGRSSRSRLRDLIRHDPMGGLVAHAVMDVQNGAVAQPRRNQAPPGRQAGPGARPAPEPARGVPAQPHRGPMARVVAH from the coding sequence ATGGGCAGGAGCCGCAGAACAATTCCGGAAGAGCTTTTGTTGCTGGCGCTGGACCCGACCACGGGTACCACCGCACAGCCGCAGTCGCTCGACCTCGGTCTGGCCGGAGCACAGCTAGTGGAGCTGGCGCTGGCCGGACGGATAGCCCCTGACGGGGATCGTATCGCCGTGGTGTCCCCACGGCCGACTGGAGACCCAACGCTGGACTGCGCGTTGGAGTTGCTGCGAAGGCGTGGCGCTCCTGTACGGGCCGTCCACTGGATCGGCGGGCCGCGTCTCGGGCTACGCCAGACCTACCTCTCGCATCTGGAGCGGTGCGGCATGGTTCATGCCGTGGCGGGCCAGATGTGCGGAGTGCTGCCGACGACTCGCTACCAGGCGACGGACACCGACATCAGCCGGGAGATCAAAGCCCGGCTGGACTCCGCGATCCGCACCGGCGTACCGCCGGACCCGCGGACCGCGGCGCTCGCCGCACTGGCGCACGCGGTCGGCCTCGGCAAGCACCTGTACCCGGGCAACGAGGGACGTTCGTCCCGCTCCCGGCTGCGGGATCTGATCAGGCACGACCCGATGGGCGGCCTCGTGGCGCACGCCGTGATGGACGTCCAGAACGGCGCGGTGGCACAGCCGCGCCGCAACCAGGCACCACCCGGCCGGCAGGCCGGACCCGGTGCCAGGCCCGCTCCGGAGCCCGCCCGTGGCGTTCCGGCGCAGCCGCACCGCGGTCCCATGGCGCGTGTCGTGGCTCACTGA